The Daucus carota subsp. sativus chromosome 7, DH1 v3.0, whole genome shotgun sequence genome window below encodes:
- the LOC108196063 gene encoding uncharacterized protein LOC108196063 isoform X2: MATEGETINLSGIVSETKRIINAHSRHFLALSLIFLLPISFFITIYPTLLLQLQSSFNNNLPYPETLFNTLNPSPNQPFKPLVAPIIFSIFVALFSVSAVATITYSTIYGFYGRPVRLGSAIKSLMRSILPLVFTALCVLFLVSLIALVLGSGFYAVSVLVSFFGVNVEYGSGCFNWMVGVFVFGLVLVLFYLQVHCTLGFVVVVVESKWGFEALRRSGDLIKGMRLVSLWLLLFGCVTVVFPLWLNSVPLVRFEGGFDFWKSAGFVAQTVLSSSFVTLFMLISISANAVLYMYCKAFHGELASEIAEEFARDYVSLPFDDDKVPHIVTVVQA; this comes from the coding sequence ATGGCGACTGAAGGCGAAACAATAAATTTGTCCGGAATAGTATCCGAAACAAAACGCATAATCAACGCTCACTCACGCCACTTCTTAGCTCTCTCTCTCATCTTCCTCCTTCCAATCTctttcttcatcactatctatCCCACCCTTCTTCTCCAATTACAAtcttcattcaacaacaacctTCCATACCCTGAAACCCTTTTCAACACTCTTAACCCTAGCCCTAATCAACCCTTTAAACCCCTTGTTGCCCCCatcattttctcaatttttgttGCTCTTTTCTCCGTTTCTGCTGTTGCCACTATTACTTATAGTACGATTTATGGTTTTTACGGCCGCCCGGTTCGGCTTGGGTCGGCTATTAAGTCTTTGATGCGGTCTATTTTGCCTCTTGTGTTTACTGCACTCTGTGTTTTGTTTTTGGTTTCTTTGATCGCTTTGGTTCTTGGGTCTGGCTTTTATGCTGTTAGTGTACTTGTTTCGTTTTTCGGTGTTAATGTTGAGTATGGTTCGGGTTGTTTTAATTGGATGGTGGGGGTGTTTGTGTTTGGTTTGGTGTTGGTTTTGTTTTATTTGCAAGTTCATTGTACTTTAGGGTTTGTTGTTGTGGTGGTTGAATCGAAATGGGGATTTGAGGCTTTACGGCGGAGTGGGGATTTGATCAAGGGAATGAGATTGGTGTCGTTGTGGTTATTGTTGTTTGGTTGTGTTACGGTTGTGTTTCCGCTGTGGTTGAATTCGGTGCCGTTGGTGAGGTTTGAGGGTGGTTTTGATTTCTGGAAGAGTGCGGGATTTGTTGCGCAGACAGTGTTGAGTTCTAGCTTTGTGACCTTGTTTATGCTTATTAGTATTTCGGCAAATGCAGTGTTGTATATGTATTGCAAGGCCTTTCATGGGGAATTGGCTTCAGAGATTGCTGAGGAGTTTGCACGTGATTATGTTAGTTTGCCTTTTGATGATGACAAGGTACCCCATATCGTTACTGTTGTGCAAGCTTGA
- the LOC108196063 gene encoding uncharacterized protein LOC108196063 isoform X1 yields the protein MATEGETINLSGIVSETKRIINAHSRHFLALSLIFLLPISFFITIYPTLLLQLQSSFNNNLPYPETLFNTLNPSPNQPFKPLVAPIIFSIFVALFSVSAVATITYSTIYGFYGRPVRLGSAIKSLMRSILPLVFTALCVLFLVSLIALVLGSGFYAVSVLVSFFGVNVEYGSGCFNWMVGVFVFGLVLVLFYLQVHCTLGFVVVVVESKWGFEALRRSGDLIKGMRLVSLWLLLFGCVTVVFPLWLNSVPLVRFEGGFDFWKSAGFVAQTVLSSSFVTLFMLISISANAVLYMYCKAFHGELASEIAEEFARDYVSLPFDDDKVPGNTHYCRGLFLTEH from the exons ATGGCGACTGAAGGCGAAACAATAAATTTGTCCGGAATAGTATCCGAAACAAAACGCATAATCAACGCTCACTCACGCCACTTCTTAGCTCTCTCTCTCATCTTCCTCCTTCCAATCTctttcttcatcactatctatCCCACCCTTCTTCTCCAATTACAAtcttcattcaacaacaacctTCCATACCCTGAAACCCTTTTCAACACTCTTAACCCTAGCCCTAATCAACCCTTTAAACCCCTTGTTGCCCCCatcattttctcaatttttgttGCTCTTTTCTCCGTTTCTGCTGTTGCCACTATTACTTATAGTACGATTTATGGTTTTTACGGCCGCCCGGTTCGGCTTGGGTCGGCTATTAAGTCTTTGATGCGGTCTATTTTGCCTCTTGTGTTTACTGCACTCTGTGTTTTGTTTTTGGTTTCTTTGATCGCTTTGGTTCTTGGGTCTGGCTTTTATGCTGTTAGTGTACTTGTTTCGTTTTTCGGTGTTAATGTTGAGTATGGTTCGGGTTGTTTTAATTGGATGGTGGGGGTGTTTGTGTTTGGTTTGGTGTTGGTTTTGTTTTATTTGCAAGTTCATTGTACTTTAGGGTTTGTTGTTGTGGTGGTTGAATCGAAATGGGGATTTGAGGCTTTACGGCGGAGTGGGGATTTGATCAAGGGAATGAGATTGGTGTCGTTGTGGTTATTGTTGTTTGGTTGTGTTACGGTTGTGTTTCCGCTGTGGTTGAATTCGGTGCCGTTGGTGAGGTTTGAGGGTGGTTTTGATTTCTGGAAGAGTGCGGGATTTGTTGCGCAGACAGTGTTGAGTTCTAGCTTTGTGACCTTGTTTATGCTTATTAGTATTTCGGCAAATGCAGTGTTGTATATGTATTGCAAGGCCTTTCATGGGGAATTGGCTTCAGAGATTGCTGAGGAGTTTGCACGTGATTATGTTAGTTTGCCTTTTGATGATGACAAG GTACCCGGGAATACTCATTACTGCAGAGGACTGTTCTTGACGGAGCATTAA
- the LOC108196062 gene encoding phosphate transporter PHO1 homolog 3 — MKFSKELSSQMVPEWEEAYINYSYLKTILQDIDHFKNRNKPPAAAVTTNNPAGLKRRLTLYRAFSGLIQRSSSKISSPGPMQDVESQPILVSSVDRSDGQEGFETRFLMSGDEGGEYELVFFRRLDDEFNKVNKFYKAKVAEVMKEADVLNKQMNALIAFRIKVDNPKYDCPDDTVEMSRIASEVEASSEAVALSASTSTNMRTTKAAHMDVIDEDRSSRGALSKEENEDDSEIKPLSSSTEEKSRNRPMIKSDESCRPPPLEILDHVTIRQPVETPRSTIKGFLNVPIQKELKFSKENMSKIEEQLKRAFTEFHNKLRLLKSYSFLNLSGFSKILKKYDKITSRKASASYLKMIDNSYLGNSDEVTKVMDKVEAVFIKHFSNSHRKEGLRILRPTAKRQRHRVTAFLGFFAGCTLSLILALILIIRARRILDKPGRHRYMVTLFPLYSLFAFIVLHMLMYAGNIYFWRRYRVNYPFIFGFNPRTALGFREVLLLSLGLAVLALGSVLANLDMELDPKTGDYKKFTELLPLFLVVLVIVILICPFNIIYRPSRFFFLTCLFHAICAPLYKVVLPDFILADQFTSQVQAFRSFEFYICYYFSGNYKLRDNSCSSNDVYKTFGFIVATIPYTWRLLQCLRRFFEEKDNMQGLNGLKYFATIVAVSTRTAYSLDKSIAWKVVAIITSAIAAVSGTYWDLVYDWGLLDQKSKNRWLRDKLLVPHKNVYYVAMVLNVILRLAWLQTVLDINFTFLHRETQITVVASLEIIRRGVWNFFRLENEQLNNSEKYRAFKSVPLPFTYDD, encoded by the exons ATGAAGTTCAGTAAAGAGTTGAGTTCTCAGATGGTACCTGAATGGGAAGAAGCATATATCAACTACAGTTATCTTAAGACTATCTTGCAAGACATCGATCATTTTAAGAACAGAAATAAACCTCCTGCAGCAGCAGTGACTACTAATAATCCAGCTGGGCTTAAGCGAAGGTTGACACTTTACCGGGCTTTTAGTGGCCTTATACAGAGATCATCCTCCAAGATTTCATCACCAGGGCCCATGCAAGATGTCGAAAGCCAGCCAATTCTGGTGAGCTCTGTGGATAGATCAGATGGTCAAGAGGGATTTGAGACTAGGTTTCTCATGTCGGGAGATGAAGGAGGAGAGTATGAGCTTGTGTTTTTTAGAAGACTTGATGATGAATTTAATAAAGTTAATAAGTTCTATAAGGCCAAAGTTGCAGAGGTGATGAAGGAGGCTGACGTGTTGAATAAGCAGATGAATGCTTTGATTGCATTTAGGATAAAAGTTGATAATCCTAAATATGATTGCCCTGATGACACGGTTGAGATGAGTAGGATTGCTTCGGAGGTTGAAGCTTCGTCTGAAGCTGTAGCATTATCAGCTTCAACTTCTACAAACATGAGAACAA CGAAAGCAGCTCACATGGATGTAATAGATGAAGATAGATCAAGCAGAGGGGCACTATCAAAAGAGGAGAATGAAGATGACAGTGAAATAAAACCTTTAAGCTCAAGCACTGAGGAGAAAAGCAGAAACAGACCAATGATCAAGTCTGATGAATCTTGTAGACCACCGCCACTGGAGATACTTGACCATGTGACTATCAGACAACCAGTTGAAACGCCTCGATCAACCATAAAAGGCTTCCTTAATGTTCCTATTCAGAAAGAATTGAAATTCAGCAAGGAAAATATGAGCAAAATTGAAGAACAGCTTAAAAGGGCTTTTACTGAATTTCACAACAAGCTCCGGCTTCTTAAAAGCTACAG TTTCTTGAACCTCAGTGGTTTCTCGAAGATATTGAAGAAGTATGATAAG ATCACATCACGAAAGGCTTCTGCGTCATACTTGAAAATGATTGATAACTCTTATCTAGGCAATTCTGACGAG GTTACTAAGGTTATGGACAAGGTTGAGGCCGTATTTATTAAGCATTTTTCTAATTCACATCGCAAGGAAGGATTGAGGATCCTAAGACCAACAGCTAAGAGACAGAGGCACAGAGTAACTGCATTTTTAG GTTTTTTTGCTGGATGCACGCTATCTCTCATACTCGCCCTCATTTTGATTATACGTGCCCGTCGTATTTTAGACAAACCAGGCAGACATCGGTACATGGTAACGCTGTTTCCCCTCTATAG CTTGTTCGCCTTCATCGTACTGCATATGCTTATGTATGCTGGAAACATATACTTCTGGAGGCGATATCGAGTGAATTATCCCTTTATATTTGGCTTTAATCCAAGAACTGCACTAGGCTTCCGAGAAGTTCTTCTTCTGAGTCTAGGCCTCGCGGTCTTAGCATTAGGCAGTGTGCTAGCAAACCTTGATATGGAACTAGACCCTAAAACAGGCGACTATAAAAAATTCACTGAGCTACTTCCTCTTTTTTTAGTTGTG TTGGTAATTGTCATCCTCATCTGCCCATTCAACATTATATATCGTCCTAGCCGCTTCTTCTTTCTCACTTGCCTGTTTCATGCTATTTGTGCTCCTCTGTACAAG GTTGTACTTCCGGATTTTATACTGGCTGATCAGTTTACCAGTCAG GTCCAAGCTTTCAGAAGCTTTGAGTTTTATATCTGTTACTATTTCTCTGGCAACTACAAACTTAGAGATAACAGTTGCAGTAGTAATGACGTTTACAAGACTTTCGGTTTCATTGTAGCTACGATTCCATACACGTGGCGCCTTCTTCAG TGTCTCAGGCGTTTCTTTGAAGAGAAGGATAATATGCAGGGATTGAATGGATTGAAATATTTCGCGACAATTGTAGCTGTTTCCACCAGGACTGCTTACTCTCTCGACAAAAGTATTGCGTGGAAGGTGGTAGCCATAATTACCTCTGCCATTGCAGCTGTATCTGGCACATACTGGGACCTTGTGTATGACTGGGGACTCCTTGATCAGAAGTCTAAAAACCGGTGGTTACGAGACAAGCTATTGGTTCCACATAAAAATGTTTACTATGTAGCCATG GTGCTGAATGTCATACTGAGACTTGCTTGGCTTCAGACAGTGTTGGACATCAATTTTACTTTTCTGCACAGAGAGACTCAGATCACAGTTGTAGCCAGCTTAGAAATCATTCGTCGTGGTGTCTGGAACTTCTTCAG GCTGGAAAATGAACAGCTGAATAATTCGGAGAAGTATCGTGCTTTCAAGTCGGTGCCGCTACCTTTCACGTATGATGATTGA
- the LOC108196438 gene encoding serine/arginine-rich SC35-like splicing factor SCL30A isoform X1, with protein MRGRSYSPSPPRGFNRRGRSPSPRGRYNGGRSRDLPTSLLVRNLRHDCRAEDLRRPFEQFGNLKDIYLPRDYYSGEPRGFGFVQFVDPADAQEAKYQMDGQVLLGRQLTVVFAEENRKKPTDMRHREHRGGRFSDRRRSPPRYSRSPSPAPRYSGSRSRDYSPPHKRRQYSRSVSPEEKRYSRERSYSRSPVRERSPPYNGSRIRSHSLGRDASPNPPVARSPSRGRSPSRSRSRSPDPQHYSRGPGRDRSPSQ; from the exons ATGAGGGGAAGAAGTTACAGTCCTTCACCGCCAAGGGGCTTTAACAGAAGAGGAAGGAGTCCCAGTCCCAGGGGTAGGTACAATGGGGGTCGCAGTAGAGATCTTCCTACCAGTCTTCTAGTACGCAACCTTAGGCATGACTGCAG GGCTGAAGATCTTCGGAGGCCATTTGAACAGTTTGGTAATCTCAAGGACATATATTTGCCAAGGGACTACTATAGTGG GGAGCCACGAGGATTTGGCTTTGTGCAGTTTGTAGATCCTGCTGATGCTCAAGAAGCTAAATATCAGATGGATGGTCAGGTTCTCCTGGGTCGGCAGCTTACAGTCGTATTTGCTGAGGAGAACAGGAAGAAGCCAACTGATATGAGGCACAGGGAACACAG GGGTGGCCGATTTTCTGATAGACGCCGTTCACCGCCTCGTTACTCTCGTTCACCATCTCCAGCCCCTCGCTACTCTGGCTCACGATCTCGTGACTACTCACCACCTCACAAGAGAAGGCAGTATTCAAG GTCTGTCTCACCTGAAGAAAAGAGGTATAGTCGGGAAAGGTCATACTCACGGTCACCTGTGAGGGAGCGGTCTCCACCCTATAATGGTTCAAGGATCCGCAGTCATAGTCTTGGAAGGGATGCAAGCCCAAATCCTCCAGTAGCTCGTTCTCCTTCTAGAGGTCGGAGTCCTAGTCGAAGCCGTAGCAGGAGTCCAGATCCCCAGCATTACTCCAGGGGACCTGGGAGGGACCGCTCACCCAGTCAGTGA
- the LOC108196438 gene encoding serine/arginine-rich SC35-like splicing factor SCL33 isoform X2: MYMISEDGNEIGFDYILKISSLEEFQVILILTLAREPRGFGFVQFVDPADAQEAKYQMDGQVLLGRQLTVVFAEENRKKPTDMRHREHRGGRFSDRRRSPPRYSRSPSPAPRYSGSRSRDYSPPHKRRQYSRSVSPEEKRYSRERSYSRSPVRERSPPYNGSRIRSHSLGRDASPNPPVARSPSRGRSPSRSRSRSPDPQHYSRGPGRDRSPSQ, translated from the exons ATGTATATGATAAGTGAAGATGGGAACGAAATTGGGTTTGATTACATTTTGAAGATATCAAGTCTTGAAGAATTTCAAGTCATATTAATACTGACACTTGCAAG GGAGCCACGAGGATTTGGCTTTGTGCAGTTTGTAGATCCTGCTGATGCTCAAGAAGCTAAATATCAGATGGATGGTCAGGTTCTCCTGGGTCGGCAGCTTACAGTCGTATTTGCTGAGGAGAACAGGAAGAAGCCAACTGATATGAGGCACAGGGAACACAG GGGTGGCCGATTTTCTGATAGACGCCGTTCACCGCCTCGTTACTCTCGTTCACCATCTCCAGCCCCTCGCTACTCTGGCTCACGATCTCGTGACTACTCACCACCTCACAAGAGAAGGCAGTATTCAAG GTCTGTCTCACCTGAAGAAAAGAGGTATAGTCGGGAAAGGTCATACTCACGGTCACCTGTGAGGGAGCGGTCTCCACCCTATAATGGTTCAAGGATCCGCAGTCATAGTCTTGGAAGGGATGCAAGCCCAAATCCTCCAGTAGCTCGTTCTCCTTCTAGAGGTCGGAGTCCTAGTCGAAGCCGTAGCAGGAGTCCAGATCCCCAGCATTACTCCAGGGGACCTGGGAGGGACCGCTCACCCAGTCAGTGA
- the LOC108196108 gene encoding uncharacterized protein LOC108196108 isoform X1 codes for MSTDDSRKVSGQDIQVVQNLIEQCLIRYMTRKEVMNFLSVKKKIEPAVTELVWQKLEQENQEFFNAYNLRLTLKEQIAEFNQLLERQVKMMHHADTAGVSYRPVSASHVSPMHHNSSSYASENAGHALMTDSMRQPITTSIPNEFTNRGLSVPCMQIPVDMSGQSRKNETSNVMLAQNPNVSMAQGLNGGMLKREAGYPGMPQFIYGGENNIMEPHPLSRDAPNLLYSRDDSNALPPLNETMMDAADSTSFGLLGNYGISDLTTEFSHGSDIMDNYRSPFLETAPDSFLDLHSRGGDNQGPNTRLDGYGDFHSD; via the exons ATGTCTACCGACGACTCCAGAAAGGTGTCGGGCCAGGATATACAGGTG GTGCAAAATCTTATTGAACAATGTCTGATCCGCTACATGACTCGTAAAGAAGTTATGAATTTCCTCTCTGTAAAGAAGAAAATAGAACCTGCTGTTACCGAACTTG TCTGGCAGAAACTAGAACAAGAAAATCAGGAATTTTTCAATGCATACAATCTGAGATTAACGTTGAAAGAGCAAATAGCGGAATTCAATCAGTTGCTTGAAAGACAAGTTAAGATGATGCATCATGCAGACACAGCAGGAGTGTCCTACAGACCTGTTAGCGCATCTCATGTCTCACCAA TGCATCATAACTCGTCAAGTTATGCCTCTGAAAATGCAGGACATGCATTGATGACAGACAGCATGCGGCAACCGATTACCACCAGCATACCAAATGAATTCACTAATCGTGGTTTGTCGGTGCCATGCATGCAAATACCTGTTGACATGTCTGGTCAGTCAAGAAAAAATGAAACCTCGAATGTCATGCTAGCTCAGAATCCAAATGTCAGTATGGCACAAGGATTGAATGGTGGAATGCTGAAAAGAGAAGCTGGCTATCCTGGCATGCCTCAATTCATCTATGGTGGTGAAAACAATATCATGGAACCACATCCTCTCAGTAGGGATGCACCTAATTTATTATACAGTCGTGACGATTCAAACGCACTACCTCCCCTAAATGAAACAATGATGGATGCAGCAGACTCCACTAGTTTTGGATTATTGGGGAATTATGGTATATCAGACTTAACAACTGAGTTTTCCCATGGTTCTG ATATCATGGACAACTACAGGTCTCCCTTCCTGGAGACAGCTCCAGACAGTTTCCTTGATTTGCATAGTAGGGGGGGAGATAACCAAG GACCAAATACGAGGTTGGATGGGTATGGAGATTTTCACAGCGACTGA
- the LOC108196108 gene encoding uncharacterized protein LOC108196108 isoform X2: MSTDDSRKVSGQDIQVQNLIEQCLIRYMTRKEVMNFLSVKKKIEPAVTELVWQKLEQENQEFFNAYNLRLTLKEQIAEFNQLLERQVKMMHHADTAGVSYRPVSASHVSPMHHNSSSYASENAGHALMTDSMRQPITTSIPNEFTNRGLSVPCMQIPVDMSGQSRKNETSNVMLAQNPNVSMAQGLNGGMLKREAGYPGMPQFIYGGENNIMEPHPLSRDAPNLLYSRDDSNALPPLNETMMDAADSTSFGLLGNYGISDLTTEFSHGSDIMDNYRSPFLETAPDSFLDLHSRGGDNQGPNTRLDGYGDFHSD; this comes from the exons ATGTCTACCGACGACTCCAGAAAGGTGTCGGGCCAGGATATACAG GTGCAAAATCTTATTGAACAATGTCTGATCCGCTACATGACTCGTAAAGAAGTTATGAATTTCCTCTCTGTAAAGAAGAAAATAGAACCTGCTGTTACCGAACTTG TCTGGCAGAAACTAGAACAAGAAAATCAGGAATTTTTCAATGCATACAATCTGAGATTAACGTTGAAAGAGCAAATAGCGGAATTCAATCAGTTGCTTGAAAGACAAGTTAAGATGATGCATCATGCAGACACAGCAGGAGTGTCCTACAGACCTGTTAGCGCATCTCATGTCTCACCAA TGCATCATAACTCGTCAAGTTATGCCTCTGAAAATGCAGGACATGCATTGATGACAGACAGCATGCGGCAACCGATTACCACCAGCATACCAAATGAATTCACTAATCGTGGTTTGTCGGTGCCATGCATGCAAATACCTGTTGACATGTCTGGTCAGTCAAGAAAAAATGAAACCTCGAATGTCATGCTAGCTCAGAATCCAAATGTCAGTATGGCACAAGGATTGAATGGTGGAATGCTGAAAAGAGAAGCTGGCTATCCTGGCATGCCTCAATTCATCTATGGTGGTGAAAACAATATCATGGAACCACATCCTCTCAGTAGGGATGCACCTAATTTATTATACAGTCGTGACGATTCAAACGCACTACCTCCCCTAAATGAAACAATGATGGATGCAGCAGACTCCACTAGTTTTGGATTATTGGGGAATTATGGTATATCAGACTTAACAACTGAGTTTTCCCATGGTTCTG ATATCATGGACAACTACAGGTCTCCCTTCCTGGAGACAGCTCCAGACAGTTTCCTTGATTTGCATAGTAGGGGGGGAGATAACCAAG GACCAAATACGAGGTTGGATGGGTATGGAGATTTTCACAGCGACTGA